CAGGTCGCGTACCGCTGTTGCTCCGCTTGAACGACTGAAGATCCTGCTTCAGGTAAATTTCttcttaattttattttcctttgctGTTATCTGATGGCTTGTTGTTATGACGGTGATTTAAATATGGGTTAGGTTTTGCCTACTTTGTTCTGTTCACCACAGAAGACACTAAGATCGCATGTCTAAGTAatttaaatatgttttttttattcaacAGTTTCTTCTATTATTTGGTACCTAAACAGTTATGCTACATGGATGTAGATGCAGTCCACATTTCTGCTATCTGAGTTTATTCATATATGGTCTGCTAACCAAGACATATTTTATCTTATTGGCAGTTATTAACAGTTAACACAATTTAAGATCCATTGCCAATTTGGGAGGCCACTTTAAACAGAACTATTTGAGTGCACATTCATTGCTCCCACTTTAAGTACTGGAGCTTTGTGAAAATAATGCTATAAGTAGACTGATCGCACTTGTCTTCAAACCATAACAGGCTAATATTTTTGTTGCTACAGCTGTCCATGTGTGCATGTACTTTGTATTGAAAGGCAAGGTTTGATTAAATTACTTGGGCCTCTGACTTGTGTTACCTTGCTTAATTTAGGTCCAAAATCCACATAGTATCAAGTACAATGGTACTGTTCAAGGGCTTAAGTACATATGGGGTACCGAAGGTTTTCGTGGACTTTTTAAGGGCAATGGAACAAACTGTGCAAGGATTGTCCCGAATTCTGCTGTGAAGTTCTTCAGCTATGAACAGGCATCAAGGTCTGTTCTTGTTTGCAACTAATATTGCCCTACATAACTGCTTTTTGTGCTACCACCTACTTGTTATTTGCAGTTTGTACTTTGCAGAACTTTTCTCTCTTGCATGATGAGACTCTTTTGACCTGAAATTGGTTAGGAGAATTTCTTGTTTTACCAACATATTGGCATGCTCTTGTTTTCATGTAAAGCAGTATTTAATGTGTTATTTCCTTTCTGTGTCATTCCTACAGGGGTATATTGTATCTATACCGGCAACAAAGTGGGGATGGTATGTCTTTTTCCCTTATTCTTGGTACACTGATTAGTTTACCTGAGTTCTGCATCTTCCTTTGTTTAGGAATGACTGAATGAGTATGTGCCATCTTGTTGTAGCCGACATATGATTCTAGTGTAAATCATGTTTTCCAGGACAGCTCTATCGGTTTTTTTTGTGAACTCAGCTCGTCCACCTCATAACACTGATGCCCTATCCATGAACAACCTTAAGTTATGAGATTGTTAGATTTGTGTCTTCTTTGTTACATCTGAACCCTAACCAGTAATCACTGTTGAAAATGAAAAGCAATTTGGGGATCCATGAATTGGGCGTACCAGTGGAATTTTGTCATATGCGAGAAATGTCCTACTCTTTTCTATCCCTAGAGGTTGGGGCAAACTAGCTTGACACTTGTCAAATATGGAACAAGAACCGAGGCTGAACACTTGTTATATATTGTTTCTTAAAGGTTACATGTGGGTGAAAAGCTTCATTGTTCAATATCCTCTACTTCacaaagaaataaacaatTCATGTTAAGTATCTTCTCGTACATATGTATGTAAAGTTATGAAAGATCTATGGATTGAACACTATCACACaacaaacaaataattcaTGTTTAATTGTCTTGTCACATACATATAGATGTGAAGTTATGAAAATATCTGTATTCAACATTTCATCACATGTTAATCATGTTGAACAGAGGATGCTCAGCTTAGTCCAGTCTTGCGCCTTGGAGCTGGAGCCACTGCTGGTATCATAGCCATGTCTGCTACTTATCCCATGGATATGGTTAGGGGTAGGATAACTGTTCAGGTACTGTCTAGTTTTCATTGGTTTCTGTCATCATGATTCTGTGAACATCGATAGTTGAATGTAACTTGGTACATGCTTGCATTGATATCACATCTGCAGACAGAGCAGTCTCCCTATCAGTACCGTGGTATGTTTCATGCATTGGGCACGGTGTACCGTGAAGAAGGCTTCCGTGCTTTATACAGAGGGTGGCTTCCATCAGTGATTGGAGTTGTGAGTTCCTCTTAACTAGTAATCAGCTATTATCTTGGTGAATTGACCCTTGCTTATTGGTGCTAACAACTTCatgctttgttttctttttgcaggtCCCTTATGTTGGCCTCAACTTCGCTGTATATGAGTCTCTGAAGGACTGGCTTCTCCAGACAAATACTCTTGGACTTGCAAAGGATAACGAGTTGCATATCGTAACAAGGCTTGGATGTGGAGCTGTGGCTGGAACCATAGGCCAGACTGTTGCATACCCTCTTGATGTTGTCAGGAGAAGAATGCAGATGGTTGGTTGGAATCATGCTGCTTCTATTGTTACTGGAGAAGGCAAGGAGGCACTCCAGTACAATGGTATGATCGATGCATTCAGG
The Brachypodium distachyon strain Bd21 chromosome 2, Brachypodium_distachyon_v3.0, whole genome shotgun sequence genome window above contains:
- the LOC100822118 gene encoding mitochondrial adenine nucleotide transporter ADNT1, producing MASEDVVGKSRGDTAVNTIVNLAEEAKLAREGVKGPGHQVLTICKSLFAGGVAGGLSRTAVAPLERLKILLQVQNPHSIKYNGTVQGLKYIWGTEGFRGLFKGNGTNCARIVPNSAVKFFSYEQASRGILYLYRQQSGDEDAQLSPVLRLGAGATAGIIAMSATYPMDMVRGRITVQTEQSPYQYRGMFHALGTVYREEGFRALYRGWLPSVIGVVPYVGLNFAVYESLKDWLLQTNTLGLAKDNELHIVTRLGCGAVAGTIGQTVAYPLDVVRRRMQMVGWNHAASIVTGEGKEALQYNGMIDAFRKTVRHEGFGALYKGLVPNSVKVVPSIAIAFVTYEAVKDVLGVEMRID